The sequence below is a genomic window from Ipomoea triloba cultivar NCNSP0323 chromosome 2, ASM357664v1.
AAAAGATATCGATGAGCTTAAGTTGGTGAATGAGGAGGACAAGAGCAAAAGTAATTCAGCTCCAACTTCAGTTGCAACCCATACAAGAACAATTGGGATTATTTATCCACCTCCTGATATCAGAAGCATTGTTGACAAGACAGCTCAATTTGTGGTGAAGAATGGTCCAGAATTTGAGAAAAGGATTATTCAGAGCAATGCAGGCAATGcaaagttcaattttttaaGTGCCTCAGATCCTTATCATGCATATTATCAGCATCGTTTGTCTGAAGGTCGTGCACAGAATCAGGATTCTGCTCAACAGCAGCCTTCACAGCCACCAGATTCAGATGTTCCAGAATCAACCCCTGCTGCACCTGCTGCTGATGCTGTTGATACAACAGCGAAGTCTGATCCTTCTGCACAGTTTAGGACTGTACGCAAGGTTCTTGAGCCACCAGAAGCAGAGCAGTATACTGTTCGGCTTCCTGAAGGGATCACAGGGGAGGAATTGGATATCATTAAGCTTACTGCTCAGTTTGTGGCAAGGAATGGGAAGACTTTTTTGACAGGGTTGACCAGTAGGGAGATCAATAATcctcaatttcattttttgaagCCTACTCATAGCATGTTTATGTTTTTCACTTCACTAGCAGATGCCTATTCAAAAGTCCTAATGCCTCCTAAAGGCTTGACTGATAAACTGAGGAAGAGTGCTACTGACATGACTACTGTTCTAGAGCGGTGCCTGAATCGGTTGGAGTGGGAAAGGTCACAGGAACAGGCTAGGCAGAAAGCTGAGGATGAAATAGAACAAGAGAGACTGCAGATGGCTATGATTGATTGGCATGATTTTGTTGTGGTTGAGACGATAGACTTTGCTGATGATGAGGATCATGATTTACCTCCTCCTATGACCCTTGAGGAGGTTATTAGGAGGAGCAAGATGTCTGGTGTGGAGGAAGAAGAGTTTGTTGAGCCAGGGAAGGAGGTAGAAATGGAGATGGATGAAGAAGAGGTGCAGCTTGTTGAAGAAGGAATGAGAGCTGCTACCCTTGAGGAGAACGCTGTTCAGAATTCTGAAGTTATGGCAATTACAGAGGACCAAGAGCCACCAATGAGAATTGTTAAGAATTGGAAAAGGCCTGAAGAGAGGATCCCTGCAGAAAGAGACCCAACAAAGTATGTTGTCTCTCCTATAACTGGTGAGCTGATTCTGATTAGTGAGATGTCCGAACATATGAGGATCTCTCTTATTGATCCCAAGTACAAGGAGCAGAAAGAGAGAATGTTTGCAAAGATTAGGGAGACAACCCTTGCTCAGGATGATGAAATTTCTAGAAACATTGTTGGGCTTGCTAGGACACGTCCTGATATTTTTGGTACCACAGAAGAAGAAGTTTCAAATGCAGTCAAGGCTGAGATTgagaagaaaaaggaagagCCCAAACAAGTCATATGGGATGGCCACACAGGTAGCATTGGTCGCACTGCTAGCCAGGCAATGTCCCAAAACAATGCAGAAGATCAGTATGATTTTGCAAATGATGCAAGGAATCTTCCTGGCCCTCAAGCTCCACCCCCTCCCAGGCCTGGTGTGCCATCAGTTCGACCACTTCCTCCACCACCTGGGTTGGCACTAAATATTCTTCGTCCTCCTAATAGTTTCCCTTATCCAACCCCTGGTAATCCTGGCGTTATGCCACCACCTCTTCCCAGGCCTCCTGTGGTTAACACAGTGCCTCAGGTGCAACCTCCACCTCCTAACATCCCACCTATGCCTGGGCAACATCTTATGGTAAATCGTCCTCCAATGCACCCGTCAATGTCCATGAATGCTCCTAACATTTCTTTACCACCACCACCTGGGTCTCAGTTTACACCTCTGGGTGTTCCTCGAGCCTTTGTTCCCCATCCCATGTCCCAGCCTGGGATGAATATTGTCCCACCACCTCCAATGCCCCATGGAATGcctccaccacctccacctGAGGAAGCTCCACCACTTCCAGAGGAACCAGAGCCTAAAAGGCAAAAGCTTGACGAGTCTGTTCTCATTCCTGAAGACCAGTTCCTCGCTAAGCATTCAGTATGGGAAATCTTTTTGTCGATGTCCTTCCTACCATTTTTATTGATCTCTTTACATTCtgcacaattactaatttaattgcaattatGTTGCATTTTTTCATTGTTACAGGGACTTGCCTGTATCAGCATTGCTGTGCCAAATGTTGATGAAGGAAATCTCAAAGGGCAAGTATTGGAGATCACAGTGCAATCCTTGTCTGAAACTGTTGGCAGTTTGAAAGAGAAGATTTCTGGTGAGATCCAGCTGCCTGCTAACAAACAGAAGCTGAGTGGAAAGGCTGGGTTTCTCAAGGACAATTTATCACTTGCATATTACAATGTTGCACCTGGAGAAACACTCAATCTTTCACTTAGAGAACGTGGTGGCAGAAAGAGATGAAGATTGTTAGTTGGCCAGGCCTTGGAAAGGTTCATATTGGAACTATAGTTGCCATCAAAATCTTTCTTGGAATATCTAGGCTTCATTCTTTGTTATGttagttttttagattttatTGGTCATGTACCTCTAATAGtactttttctgtttttcaagcTTTGTTTAACCCTTTTAAGTTGATGGTATGGTAATCCAATACAGAATTGGCATCTTGGTGAGACATCACTGAGGCTAATGGGAAGTTTTGTATATCTATAAACTGCAATTTGGCAGTGCAGCTTCTTTTTATGTGACTAATTATGTCTTCTCTTGATGTGCAGTTGCTCCTTTCCCAACTGAGGTGACAACTGAGCTTCACCTGCTCTGTATTGGAGGGAATTGTTCTTTCTCAAATTTCATGTTATTGATGTTTTCctttattatacatttttttttgttttttgaatttcttCTTAGCATGTGGTATTGTTGTGATGTCTAGTATAGATTATAGAATGTGGGTTTCTTTTTGTAGGAGATGGGGTTGTGGTAAGAGTACTGCCTTTGCTGACTGCTGAGAGCATGCATTTATATCCGGTGCATTCTGTGTATGTTTGTTCTTTAAAAACCTATGCTATGAATTTAGTGTGAGCTAAGTGGAATCTGATGCTTTTATGTCAGTTCACAAAAATCTCACATTTCAATAGATCTGGGGCCAGGAGACAAAGTGATGACCAATAGAGAAACTAAGGACAATAACTATTAAATCAAGTTTAGTTCAGGGAATAAGCTTATAATAGAATAGTATTTTCATCAAAGTGTTTGCTCTAAAATATAGTCGAACTTCAATTTCgttttttttccaattataaATCTCTTGTGTGTTATTGGAAAGCTGCTTGTATTTGAAAAGGTAGAAGTTTATTTCTCAATCCACACAAATTTAGTGTTAGATgtgaaaactatatatatagttgttacATATGATACCCAACTGCTTGAAACTAGTATAGTATATGCAATACTGAAGTTGTGTAATGTAGTATAGATGAGGTACTTTCAAGACTTTGTTAGGAAGAGACATGACCTTATGTACAAGATTATTTGCTTGCCTCTGTTTTTATATGGTTCATTTCCCATTCTCTCATATGTCCTTTACTAGCTTGCATTTGGTGTGAGTTGGATTAGTATTCTGTTGAAACGCATCATAAGTCATAACCTCCCAAAATCGAACTAAGAGTACATGTGTTCCTTGTTTCACTCAATGAAGCGGACTGTTCCTTGCACCATACATCCTACACAGGACTAACTGAGTCTTTTCGTGCATACCATATACTCTGTCTGAAATTTTGAAATCATGatgatttatttttgttcaaCTCTCTCGTCTGCTTTGCTTGATCATTCAGATCCTTACATATTAGCTTATATATCTTGCTTGTGATAGatcatgtatgtgtgtgtgtgtgtgtttgtgtaaAGTGAAAATTTGAAAGCTGCTGGCGAGTTCTCAGAGAAGAAAGATCAATGGCTGTGGGGGCAACCTCAAccaagatggctaaggatacaaacttgtagcctttggtcacgagtttgaatccaGCCcttttggtttgagccggtcagttatgggcaacttaggctggtttacctccttgtggtcctttgccagctGGGTCACAAGGCCCATTACTCGGTACACACCCTCGGGTAATGGCTGCGGGTTTTCCTCGTCACCCCAAAAAAGATCAATGGCTTTATGCATTTCTGAGTGACTAGTGGGAAGTTAGTTATTTTCATTCAGAGCCAACAGGAGGTATTAACTTAGCCAGAGATTGAGGGAAGAAAAGAAGTGGCCTTAGTGGTGCATGGCTCCTTTCACTTGCCTTCAGAGGCAGATTTGGTTTTGATCAAGCTGGCAGGTATGCAAATCTTTGCTTGAAGTGTTTAGTTAATTGTAAATCAATGCCCTTATGCATTTTCTGATatgataaaatttaattatatatgaacatatatacaTTGTTTTTGCTGTACTTTTTGTTTGTATGCATGTATGCAGGGAACTTTTTGAAATGATAAATGATCACCAAACAATCTGTGAGGTTTTTAGCCAGAAATAGTGCTGAGAAGCAGGTGAAGGAAAAACCGGATGGTAAATGTAATGGAACACACCCAGCCTTGGAAGCATTGAATTGGTTGTTATGTAAAACAAAGAATCCTGacaaataataatgatttttaatactccgtaaataaattatattattgtgccTAATATTGTAACATAAAAAACTGGTCCTTTAAATCGCCTATCCTTCGCTTTGGATTTATCCTCAGAGGTCACCTTTACAAACAAGCATTGCCTAGGagttgtaattaaaatataaatggcCAAGGCCTATGTTTATGTGTCTAACAAGAATAGCAATGCTCCATAAACATTTGTATGACTATCGAAAGAATGCCCACACATAAACATTGAATCCTGAGGGAGAATGTTCTAAATGAGACTAGCAGTTTTGTGAGAGACAAAGACAATTCGTACCTGGGGATAGTCATGGGTTATGCAACACGAGTATGATTAGTAGCCATGAAAAAAGTATTGACACTATCGACCAACCTACTGATACATAGTCATGGACAATCTGCTGTTATTACAAATTCGGGGCAAATGCATTTGATAACGGTGCACTAACCAGTAACCATCTATCTACTGGATTTATGTGCAGTTCACTTGTTTCACTTAGCACTTACAGTGCTAATCTAAATCAggcacctctctctctctctctctctctctctctatatatatatatatatatatatatatatatatatatatatcaccccTAAGATATAATTTCTCgcaaattattgttattatttttttttttggtgcgcaGGAGGGGTCAAGAGACCCCGGGTGGTTAAGAAATCCTTCTAGTGGCGATATTGTTGGTATCACGCTCAAGAAGGTTCTTCATCTCGTCTGGAGGGAGACCAAAATTGTTGTGCCCCATGAGGTGTTCTGGCCCATGTTTGCAAGGTAGTCTGCACATTGGTTGTCCTCACAAAACACATGCATGATCTCACAGTCTTGAAATTGATTCATGATGGTTTTGCAATCGTCAATCAACGTGTGAGCTTCAGGCCTGGACTCCATATCTTTATTCAAAGCTTGAACCATTGCATATGAGTCGATTTCGGCGATGATCTTTCTGAAGCCCCGATTCTTTGTAATGAGCAGGCTTTCCCAGAGACTCCACAATTCCGCAATGAAACTGTTGGTTAGACCAGTTCTTGAAGTAAACCCCACAATCCATAGGCCATTGTGATCGCGAAGGACTCCTCCCGTGAGTTGGATTTTCTGGCGCCATCTGAATTGAGCTTAATGGTCCCGTGAGGAGGAGGCCGCCAACTAACCCAGATTTGCTTTCCCATAACAGGCCCACGGCGTTTCCGGAGTACCTGATCATGAGTTTCCATGGCGTCTCGGTTCGCATAGTCGATGATGTTTCTCCCTACTGGGCGGACGTTGTTGAAGACCAAATTATTTTGAGCTTTCCACAAGTTCCAAAGAGTGTGCGTGAAACGGAGATTCCAGATGCTGTCGACAGAATTCTGGATGTCCCCTTTGTTGTTACGTTCAATCCACTCCAGCAGAGGTGTGTAGGATGCCGCATTGAATCCAAGCCGCCACAGAGCAGCGCCTGAAGAGGTGATCAAGCTTTTCTTCACCATCTCCACACGTCGATGTCTTTCCGGGTTGACCAGCAGACTGTTTTTTGACACCTTCTAGATGAATAATTTAATTCTATCAATTTCCCACATCCAGCCTTGAGCAGCTGACCTGCAATAAGAGAATAAGCAGATTTAACAGAGAAGGATCCCGTACCTGAGTGAGGCCACGACTAAGAGTCTTCTCGGCTTAGATTAATGGGAATTGGAGTCGCCCGAATCAAGTTGAGGACGTCATTCGGCAGAAAGGGCTCCAAAGTAGAAATATTCCAAGTTCCATCGTCGCGAATAGCTTGGTTCACGCTCATGTTTTCCATGTCATTTGGCACCACTACATTCGGGGTATCCACAAGGGCTTTATCGCCCATCCACCAATCGCGCCAAAACTTAATCGTGGTGCCCGTCCCTATTCTCCATTTCACGCCTTTATCAAGGATAGTCTTACCTATTCTCCATTACGGGGATTAGCATTAAGAAAATCCGCACCTTTAATGTATTTGTCTTTAAGTACTTTGACCCACAACTTGTCCGTATTGGTAAGCATTTGCCATGCTAGCTTTGTGAGAAAAGCCAAATTAAAATTCCTAGCTTTTCGAATGGATTTGCAAATTCTTGACCAACTTACCGAATGGATTTTACGACTCTCATCCGAGTGCCCCAGAGGAAGTTAAGCgattgtatataaaaattaataagtgtgaatgaaagttacatctttcatttatgtttatttttcattaattttttatacattatagtataagagttgtactatacaatattttggtCAAAAATGTCCCTATCATTATAACTTATGTTATCTTTTTTAACTATTGTTGACATGCATATGCATCATATACaccatatattttttaatattcttcaATGACAATAATATATAGACATGTAAAACATGGTCGGCAAGATTCGAACCTAACCTACGCGGGTAATacccacatgatttctagtcatgcccaaTAACCACTCTAGCACAACCACAATTGCTACAATTGTTCAGGCATTACATCTTTAACTAAATAAAAACCTTCTTCGAATGAATTATAATATGTTATTGAGTGACAACATTTGAATAGTTCTTACTTCTGATATATAGTTTTATCTCTTATTTATTGGGGATGGTAATTTCACTCAAATCCGGTGGAGACgataaaatttttcaatactgtttctcaatatttatattaattttgtaagagttaattactgaaatgatcccttgactatatataacgaaattaccaattttataattaactatatttttTACTATATGTATTGTGTagcaaaattaattataataatatttggattgatatacaattatataaattataacaataaagAGTATacagtgcaattgatgaaatgtgtttgatcgattatgtttctGATGTTATTCTTGCTTGAACTCGAGCAAATAAATgcccaattacccgtgcgatgcatggataaaattttttattatatattttagataataaatttacagatgaaattataaacaattctaatatttgaaagtgtacatttatttgtttataagattagtgaaaaaagtatcactcaattaattgaataatatatgacttgtttgtctgcaattatcttaaaaaatcaatatataatatgatttatgtaattatattattactaaaataaatataagaaaacaggaaaaataatttaattttaattattataaaaataaatccaacgacccgtgtttagcttaattagcataatagttattagacaattatactAATACTTTTGCAATTATagttttataccttaagtatattgcGTTTGTCCATATCGCCTTTACTTTTTTCCTCCGCCTTcatatctgaatgaattaattataattattaaaaaaaaaaatctagcaacccatgtttaattgtaattatactaatattcatgtaattattagcttgattaacataataattattagtcaattatactaatatctatgaaattaatttcttagttaccgtaataattattaggtaattatactaatattgtgcaattatacttttatactttcagtgtatatatatatatatatatatatatatattaccataaaattaccatTGTAATTACATGGAAGAAtatgaatgataatttattttgttctcatagtattataccttaagtatataaaaatatatctatatattaaaGTTGTCATATTTATTGAGctattatttactataataagaattaaattttatatagtacGTAATAGTTTGGGAGGTAGTTTGGGCGTGAAGTTGTAAAGTAggactttatttttattagtagtatagatgGAATTGtaataccatattttacaatattacgttgcaagaaagtatatgtactgtattattacgattagtaattataatctagaattgtattacgaatagaaaagtagtaaaaaaatatattgtattaagaattttattacaatattttaatgtacaattgtagtatgaatatgaattgtattatcatattttacaatactaTGCAAACCAGGAGTGTTTTAGGTGGGGAGTTAAAatgaaagattttgtttttttattaatagtatagattatacaaataaacaaacaaattcaaTCGCTAACTTATACAACCATATTCTCAATGATCCCTACGTTATGATTTTTCGTGGGATCCACAAGCTGCACTACTGAAAGTTGTGTAATGTGGTGATAGATTGTGTGTGAGAGGGTATCCCCACACCAGATATCGTCTCAAGGAGTGCACTGGAAAAGTGTTGAATAGTAAGTGGTTAAACACAAGAGTGTAGGGCGTTTGGAAGCTAGTTCAAGAAAATCGATGTGATTCATATGATAAGAGCAAAATAAAGGAAATGACAATCAAATTGTAATAAAAGATCAAATAGCGATTAACAATCAATAGtaaaactaagggtttgaaataAGTCACTTAAGTGTCAATGATATATTTGGTAGTGTAAATTCATTTGGtttattttgtatgtatataatgtGTATGAAGATTATATGAAGAATAGAGTGTAGATCCTAGAAATTGGCTTAAGagccttttttttattttatttattgttagaGAGAGAGTCGAGAAGAGAGGGAAAAACCCCCTAACTTGTGCATGGCCTCCCCTTAAATAGGTGGAGGCCTGACACTGACCCAGAAACTGACCTTAACTCGAATATCGAACATGAATTTAGAACGTATAGGAAGGTATACTTGGGGAATATTCCTTATCAATAGTGTTTCATTGGTTAGAACTTATGTAATGCCTTGACAAGGGAACTATGGAGATGTTACTAggtgccaacgccactctcgtggtcattggacTCTCAATTAGCTTCAAGCACCACTCTCATGGTGACTTAAGACTATCGaagcattttatcaaacatgtgGTGTTCTTCCCACCAAAAAAAAGCATGTGGTGTTCGTATCTCCTTCCAACCCTCTATTATCAAAGGTGAGTTGGATTAGTGAGAGGTGTGACTATAGTATTCTTCTATTATCATAATGACAACACATTTTTCATGTACCTCTTGCATAGTTTGGCCACAACCATACACGAGTCCATACAAACCACCAAGCTTATAACTAGAGTCATCATCAAGTCATTACACTAGCTCATAGCTCAATTTAATCACATAGCATCAATCACAAAAGATGACTTAATCCAATCTCTAATTGAATCTAGCTAAGCATGTATTGAAATTAAAGACATTTAATTTGCAATAACAATTGGAAGCAATAAAAAGCAAATAAAGGAACAAAAAAGACTTAGCTTTGATTAAGAACTATGAAAATGAAATCTTTAAATTGCAAGATGAAATACGAAATTGTTCTTCAAAGATGAATTGATTACACAAATGAAATGTTTGGCCCAAGAAAACCTCGGAGAGAGAGTGGAGAATTGAAAGTTTCTTAAAAATAACCCTAAGCTATTTATACCCCTCAAATCGTGTTAAAAATACAAGGATTTTGAACCTGCGGTCATGGTGTGAGTTCCACCCTGAATTTTCAGCACAGTTCGCAGTTCCAGAGGTCACGGTCGAGTTCACGCCGTGACCTTGACCACTCACTCTACTCGGCAGTTCTGATTTCTAGACCATTTTTCACCTTGTAGACATCCGAATTAGTCTTTGTGGCCTTCATAAAAGTTGTAGCATTTTGAATTGTCGTTCTAATGCCAtttgaatcacctcatttggacactCCTAACTTGAGATATGCTCAAAATGCCGAGACATCACCTAACAGAGAAAAATGCAGTCACATTGGGCGTCATGGCGTGAATGCTAGCGTGACCCATGTTCTTCACTTAAAAATGGCTACTTTGATGAGGCTTTGGATTTGTATCATTGTATGTTATGGGTGGGATATAGGCCTGATGTTTATACTTTCACTTGTGTGTTGAGGACTTATGGCGGAATACCAGATTGGAAAATAGGTAGAGAGATTCATATTCATGTAATTAGGTTAGGGTTTGGGTGTAATATTGATGTTCTTAATGCAATGATTACTATGTACATGAAATGCGGTGACATTGTGAGTGCCAGGAAGCTGTTTGATGTAATGCCTGTGAGGGATGCCATGATATCGGGGTGTTTTGAGAATGGTGAGTATTTGGAAGGTTTGAGCTTGTTCTTGTTGATGAGGGAGTTTGGTGTTTTATCCGAATTTAATGACCATGACAAGTGTGATCTCTGCATGTGATGAGAGCTTTACATGGCTATGTGGCTAAAGTGGAATACGGGGATGATGTTTCGTTGTTGGGAATTTGGGGGAAGCCCAAAAAGTTTTCTGGAGGATTGAGTGCAAATTAAAGATGTGGTGTCGTGGACTGCATTGATTTCAGCTTATGAGAATAATGATTTGCCTGAAAAGGCAGTGGAAACATATAA
It includes:
- the LOC116005674 gene encoding probable splicing factor 3A subunit 1 yields the protein MLGSLPILPLPAPPEDGNLGPLPPAQLTEKDIDELKLVNEEDKSKSNSAPTSVATHTRTIGIIYPPPDIRSIVDKTAQFVVKNGPEFEKRIIQSNAGNAKFNFLSASDPYHAYYQHRLSEGRAQNQDSAQQQPSQPPDSDVPESTPAAPAADAVDTTAKSDPSAQFRTVRKVLEPPEAEQYTVRLPEGITGEELDIIKLTAQFVARNGKTFLTGLTSREINNPQFHFLKPTHSMFMFFTSLADAYSKVLMPPKGLTDKLRKSATDMTTVLERCLNRLEWERSQEQARQKAEDEIEQERLQMAMIDWHDFVVVETIDFADDEDHDLPPPMTLEEVIRRSKMSGVEEEEFVEPGKEVEMEMDEEEVQLVEEGMRAATLEENAVQNSEVMAITEDQEPPMRIVKNWKRPEERIPAERDPTKYVVSPITGELILISEMSEHMRISLIDPKYKEQKERMFAKIRETTLAQDDEISRNIVGLARTRPDIFGTTEEEVSNAVKAEIEKKKEEPKQVIWDGHTGSIGRTASQAMSQNNAEDQYDFANDARNLPGPQAPPPPRPGVPSVRPLPPPPGLALNILRPPNSFPYPTPGNPGVMPPPLPRPPVVNTVPQVQPPPPNIPPMPGQHLMVNRPPMHPSMSMNAPNISLPPPPGSQFTPLGVPRAFVPHPMSQPGMNIVPPPPMPHGMPPPPPPEEAPPLPEEPEPKRQKLDESVLIPEDQFLAKHSGLACISIAVPNVDEGNLKGQVLEITVQSLSETVGSLKEKISGEIQLPANKQKLSGKAGFLKDNLSLAYYNVAPGETLNLSLRERGGRKR